In Taeniopygia guttata chromosome 7, bTaeGut7.mat, whole genome shotgun sequence, a single window of DNA contains:
- the LOC105759403 gene encoding leucine-zipper-like transcriptional regulator 1 homolog isoform X1: MKGRAARGAREAAEAQQPRPCDRYKHACAVCRGFVYLYGGHGSTTLRDFWRYHTVKNEWEMLDCSRDGPEELEEHSMVAYKGSLYIFGGMVDSAFTQAKTPLWIYDIDSARWTESCNEPAETESSAPANRKGHSAVVYHSSMYIYGGYFGIKGISQEFWEFHFGTRKWLCVSSPCHSSGPGARHGHSAVVYHTAMYLFGGLMGLTEQRDLWRWDFGSSSWSSIRTSQGPPPVVGHASIVCKDSMLIFGGGISNSSPNDDLWKYHFHTQTWKKLSSTTKGNFSPKMYHCLLGIGADFQTTSDFTDTFPSHCKSEHKDRAELVPIPRHSGFCSFFHPQPTERSNAIEMKTFSLPLEPAEFPAFQTTSEAGLGPKRDRSCLSKDKSLHLLACSGEAFASAQAVGEEERPDCGCVATGGEISSTNTLLLIGGKPLSSFSEISFREMEFDCL; the protein is encoded by the exons ATGAAGGGAAGAGCTGCCCGCGGTGCGCGGGAAGCGGCCGAGGCGCAGCAGCCGCGTCCCTGTGACCGATACAAGCACGCCTGTGCTGTTTGCAGAGGATTTGTTTATCTCTACGGAGGGCACGGCAGCACCACGCTGAGGGACTTCTGGAGGTACCACACAG TGAAAAATGAATGGGAAATGTTGGATTGCTCAAGAGATGGTCCAGAAGAACTGGAAGAACATTCAATGGTGGCTTATAAG GGCAGCCTGTATATTTTTGGTGGGATGGTGGATTCTGCTTTCACACAAGCGAAAACTCCTCTCTGGATATATGACATTG ATTCCGCAAGATGGACAGAGAGCTGCAACGAACCAGCAGAAACGGAG AGCTCTGCACCAGCTAACAGAAAAGGGCACAGTGCAGTCGTGTACCATTCCAGTATGTACATCTATGGGGGATACTTTGGCATCAAAGGCATTTCTCAGGAGTTTTGGGAATTCCATTTTG GTACAAGGAAGTGGCTGTGTGTCTCCAGCCCCTGTCACAGCAGTGGTCCCGGAGCACGGCACGGCCACTCGGCAGTGGTTTATCACACAGCCATGTACCTCTTTGGGGGGCTGATGGGGCTCACTGAACAGAGGGACTTGTGGAGGTGGGACTTCGGAAGCAGCAGCTGGTCCAGCATCAGAACAAG CCAAGGACCTCCTCCAGTGGTAGGTCACGCTTCAATAGTCTGCAAAGACTCTATGCTGATTTTTGGTGGAGGGATTTCAAATTCCAGCCCTAATGATGACCTCTGGAAGTATCATTTCCATACGCAGACATGGAAGAAGCTTAGTAGTACTACAAAGGGAAACTTTTCTCCTAAAATGTATCACTGCCTCTTAGGAATTGGTGCGGATTTCCAAACTACCTCGGATTTCACGGATACATTCCCCAGCCACTGCAAGAGTGAGCACAAGGACCGTGCCGAGCTGGTGCCCATCCCGAGGCACTCCGGCTTTTGCAGCTTCTTCCACCCTCAGCCCACAGAGCGGAGCAACGCcattgaaatgaaaaccttcaGCCTGCCCCTGGAGCCAGCAGAATTCCCGGCCTTCCAGACCACTTCAGAGGCAGGACTAGGCCCAAAGAGAGACAGGAGCTGTTTGTCCAAGGACAAGTCTCTCCATCTGTTGGCCTGTTCGGGAGAGGCTTTTGCTTCTGCTCAGGCTGTGGGTGAAGAGGAGAGACCTGACTGTGGGTGTGTGGCCACAGGGGGTGAGATCAGCAGTACCAACACACTGCTGCTCATCGGGGGCAAACCTTTGTCCAGCTTCTCCGAGATCTCCTTCAGGGAAATGGAGTTTGATTGCTTGTGA
- the LOC105759403 gene encoding host cell factor 2 isoform X2, with product MPQVIMYCNTMPRKHFCIVAVLDVAVPMFGNLSEQSDSNSALQQPPGFLSQCSGSLYIFGGMVDSAFTQAKTPLWIYDIDSARWTESCNEPAETESSAPANRKGHSAVVYHSSMYIYGGYFGIKGISQEFWEFHFGTRKWLCVSSPCHSSGPGARHGHSAVVYHTAMYLFGGLMGLTEQRDLWRWDFGSSSWSSIRTSQGPPPVVGHASIVCKDSMLIFGGGISNSSPNDDLWKYHFHTQTWKKLSSTTKGNFSPKMYHCLLGIGADFQTTSDFTDTFPSHCKSEHKDRAELVPIPRHSGFCSFFHPQPTERSNAIEMKTFSLPLEPAEFPAFQTTSEAGLGPKRDRSCLSKDKSLHLLACSGEAFASAQAVGEEERPDCGCVATGGEISSTNTLLLIGGKPLSSFSEISFREMEFDCL from the exons ATGCCACAGGTTATTATGTACTGTAATACTATGCCCAGAAAGCATTTTTGCATTGTTGCAGTTCTGGATGTAGCTGTACCAATGTTTGGAAATCTTTCTGAACAGAGTGACAGTAAttcagccctgcagcagccccctGGTTTCCTCAGTCAGTGCTCA GGCAGCCTGTATATTTTTGGTGGGATGGTGGATTCTGCTTTCACACAAGCGAAAACTCCTCTCTGGATATATGACATTG ATTCCGCAAGATGGACAGAGAGCTGCAACGAACCAGCAGAAACGGAG AGCTCTGCACCAGCTAACAGAAAAGGGCACAGTGCAGTCGTGTACCATTCCAGTATGTACATCTATGGGGGATACTTTGGCATCAAAGGCATTTCTCAGGAGTTTTGGGAATTCCATTTTG GTACAAGGAAGTGGCTGTGTGTCTCCAGCCCCTGTCACAGCAGTGGTCCCGGAGCACGGCACGGCCACTCGGCAGTGGTTTATCACACAGCCATGTACCTCTTTGGGGGGCTGATGGGGCTCACTGAACAGAGGGACTTGTGGAGGTGGGACTTCGGAAGCAGCAGCTGGTCCAGCATCAGAACAAG CCAAGGACCTCCTCCAGTGGTAGGTCACGCTTCAATAGTCTGCAAAGACTCTATGCTGATTTTTGGTGGAGGGATTTCAAATTCCAGCCCTAATGATGACCTCTGGAAGTATCATTTCCATACGCAGACATGGAAGAAGCTTAGTAGTACTACAAAGGGAAACTTTTCTCCTAAAATGTATCACTGCCTCTTAGGAATTGGTGCGGATTTCCAAACTACCTCGGATTTCACGGATACATTCCCCAGCCACTGCAAGAGTGAGCACAAGGACCGTGCCGAGCTGGTGCCCATCCCGAGGCACTCCGGCTTTTGCAGCTTCTTCCACCCTCAGCCCACAGAGCGGAGCAACGCcattgaaatgaaaaccttcaGCCTGCCCCTGGAGCCAGCAGAATTCCCGGCCTTCCAGACCACTTCAGAGGCAGGACTAGGCCCAAAGAGAGACAGGAGCTGTTTGTCCAAGGACAAGTCTCTCCATCTGTTGGCCTGTTCGGGAGAGGCTTTTGCTTCTGCTCAGGCTGTGGGTGAAGAGGAGAGACCTGACTGTGGGTGTGTGGCCACAGGGGGTGAGATCAGCAGTACCAACACACTGCTGCTCATCGGGGGCAAACCTTTGTCCAGCTTCTCCGAGATCTCCTTCAGGGAAATGGAGTTTGATTGCTTGTGA
- the LOC105759403 gene encoding host cell factor 2 isoform X3, which translates to MVDSAFTQAKTPLWIYDIDSARWTESCNEPAETESSAPANRKGHSAVVYHSSMYIYGGYFGIKGISQEFWEFHFGTRKWLCVSSPCHSSGPGARHGHSAVVYHTAMYLFGGLMGLTEQRDLWRWDFGSSSWSSIRTSQGPPPVVGHASIVCKDSMLIFGGGISNSSPNDDLWKYHFHTQTWKKLSSTTKGNFSPKMYHCLLGIGADFQTTSDFTDTFPSHCKSEHKDRAELVPIPRHSGFCSFFHPQPTERSNAIEMKTFSLPLEPAEFPAFQTTSEAGLGPKRDRSCLSKDKSLHLLACSGEAFASAQAVGEEERPDCGCVATGGEISSTNTLLLIGGKPLSSFSEISFREMEFDCL; encoded by the exons ATGGTGGATTCTGCTTTCACACAAGCGAAAACTCCTCTCTGGATATATGACATTG ATTCCGCAAGATGGACAGAGAGCTGCAACGAACCAGCAGAAACGGAG AGCTCTGCACCAGCTAACAGAAAAGGGCACAGTGCAGTCGTGTACCATTCCAGTATGTACATCTATGGGGGATACTTTGGCATCAAAGGCATTTCTCAGGAGTTTTGGGAATTCCATTTTG GTACAAGGAAGTGGCTGTGTGTCTCCAGCCCCTGTCACAGCAGTGGTCCCGGAGCACGGCACGGCCACTCGGCAGTGGTTTATCACACAGCCATGTACCTCTTTGGGGGGCTGATGGGGCTCACTGAACAGAGGGACTTGTGGAGGTGGGACTTCGGAAGCAGCAGCTGGTCCAGCATCAGAACAAG CCAAGGACCTCCTCCAGTGGTAGGTCACGCTTCAATAGTCTGCAAAGACTCTATGCTGATTTTTGGTGGAGGGATTTCAAATTCCAGCCCTAATGATGACCTCTGGAAGTATCATTTCCATACGCAGACATGGAAGAAGCTTAGTAGTACTACAAAGGGAAACTTTTCTCCTAAAATGTATCACTGCCTCTTAGGAATTGGTGCGGATTTCCAAACTACCTCGGATTTCACGGATACATTCCCCAGCCACTGCAAGAGTGAGCACAAGGACCGTGCCGAGCTGGTGCCCATCCCGAGGCACTCCGGCTTTTGCAGCTTCTTCCACCCTCAGCCCACAGAGCGGAGCAACGCcattgaaatgaaaaccttcaGCCTGCCCCTGGAGCCAGCAGAATTCCCGGCCTTCCAGACCACTTCAGAGGCAGGACTAGGCCCAAAGAGAGACAGGAGCTGTTTGTCCAAGGACAAGTCTCTCCATCTGTTGGCCTGTTCGGGAGAGGCTTTTGCTTCTGCTCAGGCTGTGGGTGAAGAGGAGAGACCTGACTGTGGGTGTGTGGCCACAGGGGGTGAGATCAGCAGTACCAACACACTGCTGCTCATCGGGGGCAAACCTTTGTCCAGCTTCTCCGAGATCTCCTTCAGGGAAATGGAGTTTGATTGCTTGTGA